A region of the Nocardia nova SH22a genome:
CAGCGGGTTCCACGAGATTCCGCCGCAGACGGTCGCCGATCAGGTGCGGGTGGTGACCGGTGATATCGGTGTCGCCGCCGCCAAGACGGGCATGCTGGCCTCGACCGCGATCATCGAGGCGGTGGCGGAGGTCTGTGGCGAGGTGGGCATCGGGCGCGACGGCGGCATTCCGCTGGTGGTCGACCCGGTGGCCGCCTCGATGCACGGCGATCCGCTGCTGCACGCTTCGGCGCTCGACGCCCTGCGCTCGGTCCTCATACCGCGCGCCACCCTGGTGACCCCCAATCTCGACGAGGTCCGGCTACTGACCGGCATCGACGTCACCGACGATCGCACCGCCCGCACCGCCGCCGAGGCGCTCGTCGCGCTCGGGCCGCGCTGGGCGATCGTCAAGGGCGGCCACCTGCGCTCCTCGGAGTTCAGCACCGATCTGCTCTACGACGGCGACCGCTTCCACGAGCTGACCGCGCCGCGCATCACCACCGGCAACGACCACGGCGGCGGCGACACCCTGGCGGCCGCGGCGGCCTGCGCACTCGCACACGGTTACGAGGTGCCCGAGGCGGTGGCCTTCGCCAAGGAGTGGACCACCCGGTGCCTCAAGGCTTCCTACGATCTCGGCGCGGGACACGGACCGGTCTCCCCGTTGTGGCGGCTACGCGGGAACTGACTCCGCACAACGCATCTCGCGGCTCCCAGCAACTTTCCGGCTTTCGCG
Encoded here:
- the thiD gene encoding bifunctional hydroxymethylpyrimidine kinase/phosphomethylpyrimidine kinase; its protein translation is MKLLPLPDEGATPVRVLTVAGTDSGGGAGIQADSRTMALLGVHACVAVAAVTVQNSVGVSGFHEIPPQTVADQVRVVTGDIGVAAAKTGMLASTAIIEAVAEVCGEVGIGRDGGIPLVVDPVAASMHGDPLLHASALDALRSVLIPRATLVTPNLDEVRLLTGIDVTDDRTARTAAEALVALGPRWAIVKGGHLRSSEFSTDLLYDGDRFHELTAPRITTGNDHGGGDTLAAAAACALAHGYEVPEAVAFAKEWTTRCLKASYDLGAGHGPVSPLWRLRGN